A single Apodemus sylvaticus chromosome 20, mApoSyl1.1, whole genome shotgun sequence DNA region contains:
- the Shc2 gene encoding SHC-transforming protein 2, producing MTQGPGGRAAPEPEAPTTFCALLPRMPQWKFAAPGSFLGRGPAAARVAGAAEAQPEPGVPALAAVLGACEPRCAAPCPLPALGRCRGSGTRGARVTPDVADEWVRKGGFIHKPAHGWLHPDARVLGPGVSYIVRYMGCIEVLRSMRSLDFNTRTQVTREAINRLHEAVPGVRGSWKKKAPNKALASILGKSNLRFAGMSISVNISVDGLNLSVPATRQIIANHHMQSISFASGGDTDMTDYVAYVAKDPINQRACHILECCEGLAQSVISTVGQAFELRFKQYLHSPPKAVVPPERLTGLEESAWGDDAAGVDHNYYNSIPGKEPPLGGLVDSRLAVTQPCALATLGGLGQGMSPAWRDARGLPWDVGPSGAALPGDGYVQADSRGPHDYEEHLYVNTRGLDTVEPEDASEAPVQLEASPKKDLFDMRPFEDALKLHECSVAAGIAAASLPLEDQWPSPPTRRAPIAPTEEQLRQEPWYHGRMSRRAAEKLLRADGDFLVRDSITNPGQYVLTGMHAGQPKHLLLVDPEGVVRTKDVLFESISHLIDYHLKNGLPIVAAESELHLRGVVSREP from the exons ATGACGCAGGGCCCGGGTGGCCGCGCGGCCCCCGAGCCCGAGGCGCCCACCACCTTCTGCGCACTGCTGCCGCGGATGCCGCAGTGGAAGTTCGCGGCGCCGGGTAGCTTCCTGGGCCGCGGACCCGCGGCGGCGCGCGTGGCGGGGGCGGCAGAGGCGCAGCCGGAGCCCGGGGTCCCCGCGCTGGCCGCTGTGCTGGGCGCCTGCGAACCGCGCTGCGCCGCGCCCTGTCCGCTGCCCGCGCTCGGCCGCTGCCGGGGCTCGGGGACACGGGGCGCGCGGGTGACGCCGGATGTTGCCGACGAGTGGGTGCGCAAGGGCGGCTTCATTCACAAGCCGGCGCACGGCTGGCTGCACCCCGATGCCAGGGTCCTGGGGCCCGGGGTCTCTTACATCGTTCGG TACATGGGCTGCATCGAGGTGCTCCGATCCATGCGCTCCTTGGATTTCAATACCCGAACGCAGGTGACAAG GGAAGCCATCAATCGACTCCACGAGGCTGTGCCGGGTGTCCGAGGCTCGTGGAAGAAGAAG GCCCCCAACAAGgcactggcctccatcttgggaAAGAGCAACCTGCGATTCGCCGGCATGAGCATCTCGGTCAACATCTCCGTGGACGGCCTTAACTTGTCTGTTCCCGCCACCCGCCAG ATCATCGCCAACCATCATATGCAGTCTATTTCCTTCGCTTCGGGCGGCGACACG GACATGACTGATTATGTGGCCTATGTGGCCAAGGACCCCATCAACCAGAGAG CCTGCCACATCTTAGAATGCTGTGAGGGTCTCGCCCAGAGCGTCATCAGCACCGTAGGGCAAGCCTTTGAGCTGCGCTTCAAGCAATACCTGCACAGTCCGCCCAAAGCTGTGGTGCCCCCTGAAAG gctgacGGGGCTGGAGGAGTCGGCCTGGGGCGACGACGCGGCTGGCGTGGACCACAATTACTACAACAGCATTCCAGGCAAGGAGCCACCCCTGGGCGGGCTGGTGGATTCCAGACTGGCTGTCACACAGCCCTGTGCGCTGGCGACGCTCGGAGGCCTTGGACAG GGAATGTCGCCGGCATGGAGAGATGCTCGTGGCTTGCCTTGGGACGTGGGCCCCTCTGGAGCAG CCCTGCCTGGGGACGGCTATGTGCAGGCAGATTCCCGAGGGCCGCACGACTATGAGGAGCACCTGTATGTGAACACGCGGGGCCTGGACACCGTGGAACCCGAGGACGCCTCTGAGGCACCTGTACAGCTCGAGGCCAGCCCCAAGAAGGACCTGTTTGACATGC GCCCCTTTGAAGATGCCCTGAAGTTGCACGAGTGCTCAGTAGCAGCAGGCATCGCTGCAGCCTCACTGCCTTTGGAGGACCAGTGGCCCAGCCCCCCTACCCGCAGGGCCCCCATTGCACCCACAGAGGAACAACTGAGGCAGGAGCCCTGGTACCATGGCCGAATGAGCCGTCGGGCTGCAGAGAAGCTGCTTCGTGCCGATGGGGACTTCCTGGTGAGAGACAGCATCACCAACCCGGGCCAGTACGTCCTCACGGGCATGCACGCCGGGCAGCCCAAGCACCTGCTGCTCGTGGACCCCGAGGGCGTG GTGCGGACAAAAGACGTATTGTTTGAGAGCATCAGCCACCTCATAGACTATCACCTGAAGAACGGGCTGCCCATCGTGGCTGCTGAGAGCGAGCTGCATCTGCGGGGCGTGGTCTCTCGGGAGCCGTGA